In Moorena sp. SIOASIH, the following proteins share a genomic window:
- a CDS encoding periplasmic heavy metal sensor, producing the protein MLLRPGYVLSILLVTLTGCTAVANTKPITSQLIPSPEGQQHPKSSKHRLMRQLKLNQVQRQQLKTIKLEYEDSIIDLRQELSQAKQKLGDLMVGTADRETIHTQYQQVQLLNQQLGELHLESMLQMREVMTPEQRIQFAQFMRQRRHNQYPLRENHKGQGF; encoded by the coding sequence ATGTTGTTACGTCCAGGTTATGTTTTGTCAATTCTCTTGGTTACCCTGACTGGCTGCACTGCTGTAGCTAATACCAAGCCTATAACCTCTCAATTGATTCCCAGCCCTGAGGGTCAACAACACCCAAAATCGAGTAAGCATAGGTTAATGAGGCAACTCAAGCTCAACCAGGTGCAAAGGCAGCAGCTAAAAACCATTAAGCTGGAGTATGAAGATTCTATTATAGATCTTCGCCAGGAACTGAGTCAAGCGAAGCAGAAATTAGGTGATTTGATGGTGGGTACAGCTGACAGAGAAACTATCCACACTCAATATCAACAGGTTCAACTATTGAACCAGCAGCTAGGAGAGTTACACCTTGAGAGTATGTTGCAGATGCGAGAGGTGATGACTCCTGAACAACGCATCCAGTTTGCTCAATTCATGAGACAGCGCCGCCACAACCAATATCCCCTGAGGGAGAACCACAAAGGACAAGGATTTTGA
- a CDS encoding alkaline phosphatase family protein, whose amino-acid sequence MKTPVIAIGLDAADPLLLEKWMSQGHLKTLNKIRQQGIYGRLNNTVNYNNKTVEFSSTEPLWVMFSTGCLPDKTGFWDTIKFYPENYKVVCDKIYSGYDYKEYNPFYALGNDYRVAAFDVPVSALSDQINGLQILGWGGHYPFVPSHSQPPELLPNIIAQYGKNPVLHKDNGRWWDPVYFKWIQEALKTSISTRSEICRDLLQREPWDLFVTAFGETHSAGHDLWDRSQPDHQLYPYQSKKNGKAGDPMLKIFEAVDDAIAKIIAAAPKDAYILCFAVHGMAANVTDLMSMMFLPELLYRYNFPGKYAITPSKIGVTPPPPVTRPIRNSWPGEVWRQIYEPNPIKQLFNTWTHKAFLQSGQHGLLSPYPLMKHRVQLGWMPATLYTPLWPKMKAFALPAFADGHIRINLKGRERDGIVEPSEYDALCDNLTDFLYRLTDGRTGEPLVKQVVRTHNVATDDNPKLPDADLVVVWHECPTDVVDSPDVGRIGPITYNRPGGHRARGFLMASGPGITPGSSLPEAHPVDIAPTILTLMGAPIPDYFDGKSLLSPTLSISA is encoded by the coding sequence ATGAAAACCCCTGTAATTGCTATTGGACTGGATGCAGCTGACCCACTATTGTTGGAGAAGTGGATGTCTCAAGGACATCTGAAGACCCTCAACAAAATACGGCAACAAGGAATCTATGGTCGCCTGAACAATACCGTTAACTACAACAATAAAACAGTTGAATTTTCATCCACTGAACCCTTGTGGGTGATGTTTTCTACCGGTTGTTTACCAGATAAAACCGGTTTTTGGGATACCATAAAATTTTATCCAGAAAATTATAAAGTAGTCTGCGACAAAATTTATAGTGGATACGATTATAAAGAATATAATCCCTTTTATGCCTTAGGGAATGACTACCGGGTTGCTGCCTTTGATGTACCAGTATCAGCACTGTCAGATCAAATTAATGGCTTACAAATTTTGGGTTGGGGGGGACATTATCCCTTTGTGCCAAGCCATTCCCAACCGCCGGAATTATTGCCCAATATTATTGCCCAATACGGCAAAAACCCAGTGCTCCATAAAGATAATGGTCGCTGGTGGGATCCAGTTTATTTTAAATGGATTCAGGAAGCTCTAAAAACAAGTATCTCCACCCGCTCAGAGATTTGTCGGGATTTACTTCAGCGTGAACCGTGGGACTTGTTCGTGACCGCTTTTGGTGAAACTCACAGTGCTGGTCATGACCTGTGGGACCGCAGCCAACCAGATCACCAGCTCTACCCTTACCAGAGCAAAAAGAATGGTAAGGCTGGAGACCCCATGCTGAAAATCTTTGAAGCGGTGGATGATGCGATCGCAAAAATTATCGCTGCTGCCCCTAAAGATGCCTATATCTTGTGTTTTGCAGTTCATGGCATGGCTGCCAATGTTACCGATTTGATGAGCATGATGTTCCTGCCAGAATTGCTCTATCGGTATAACTTCCCTGGCAAATATGCCATTACTCCCAGCAAAATCGGAGTCACTCCCCCACCACCAGTTACTCGTCCAATCCGCAACTCTTGGCCAGGGGAAGTATGGCGACAGATTTATGAACCCAATCCCATTAAGCAGTTGTTCAACACCTGGACCCATAAAGCCTTTTTACAATCTGGCCAGCACGGTTTACTCTCTCCTTATCCCCTCATGAAGCACAGAGTGCAATTGGGTTGGATGCCAGCTACTCTATATACTCCCCTGTGGCCCAAGATGAAAGCCTTTGCTTTACCCGCTTTTGCTGATGGACATATTCGCATCAACCTCAAAGGACGGGAACGAGATGGTATTGTTGAGCCTTCCGAGTATGATGCTCTGTGCGATAACCTAACAGACTTCCTTTATCGCCTTACCGATGGCAGGACAGGAGAACCATTAGTTAAACAAGTAGTGCGCACCCATAACGTAGCCACAGATGATAACCCCAAACTGCCAGATGCTGACCTAGTAGTGGTATGGCACGAGTGTCCCACAGATGTAGTGGATAGTCCTGATGTGGGACGCATTGGTCCAATTACCTATAATCGTCCTGGTGGTCACCGAGCCAGAGGCTTTTTGATGGCAAGCGGACCAGGAATTACCCCAGGTTCTAGTTTGCCAGAAGCTCATCCTGTAGATATAGCCCCAACCATCTTGACCTTGATGGGAGCACCGATTCCCGACTACTTTGATGGCAAATCTCTACTTAGTCCGACTTTATCCATCTCAGCCTGA
- a CDS encoding pentapeptide repeat-containing protein, giving the protein MITFNLQPANLQPVNLQPANLQPANLQPANFQPANLQPANLQPANFQPANLQPVNLQPVNFQPVNLQPANFQPANFQLIKG; this is encoded by the coding sequence GTGATTACTTTCAACCTTCAACCTGCCAACCTTCAACCTGTCAACCTTCAACCTGCCAACCTTCAACCTGCCAACCTTCAACCTGCTAACTTTCAACCAGCCAACCTTCAACCTGCCAACCTTCAACCTGCTAACTTTCAACCAGCCAACCTTCAACCTGTCAACCTTCAACCTGTCAACTTTCAACCTGTCAACCTTCAACCTGCTAACTTTCAACCTGCTAACTTTCAACTGATTAAGGGTTAA
- a CDS encoding sigma-70 family RNA polymerase sigma factor, with protein MRKNPQLSVRSAQASKEDSAAAKTTSTDTELVLQCQQGNQQSFRQLYRRYQQRVRSTIYQLCGAYALDDLVQEVFLRVWKGLPKLRQPSQFSTWLYRICWNVASDQRGKLQRQRAFNLQLPEDTADLPLKNAKSSYTPDLMQLHYQDIIQQGMQQLSLNHRAVLVLHDIEDLPQKEVAKILGIALGTVKSRLFHARTSLRKYIIQQQGEMP; from the coding sequence GTGAGGAAGAACCCACAGTTGTCAGTCAGATCAGCCCAGGCTTCCAAAGAAGATTCTGCTGCTGCAAAAACAACCAGCACAGACACAGAGTTGGTATTGCAGTGCCAACAGGGGAACCAGCAGAGTTTTCGCCAACTATACCGACGCTATCAGCAGCGCGTCAGGTCAACTATCTATCAGCTATGTGGTGCTTATGCTCTTGATGATTTAGTACAAGAGGTGTTCCTACGAGTTTGGAAAGGCTTACCAAAACTACGGCAACCTTCACAGTTCTCCACCTGGCTTTACCGCATCTGCTGGAATGTGGCATCGGATCAGCGGGGCAAGTTGCAACGGCAACGTGCCTTCAACCTTCAACTTCCAGAGGACACAGCTGATCTACCCCTAAAAAATGCCAAATCCTCCTACACTCCTGATCTGATGCAGTTGCACTATCAGGACATTATTCAACAAGGAATGCAGCAACTGAGCTTGAACCATCGTGCTGTGCTAGTGCTACATGATATAGAGGATTTGCCACAAAAGGAAGTTGCTAAAATTTTGGGCATAGCTCTCGGAACGGTTAAGTCTCGTCTTTTCCACGCTCGAACTTCCCTACGGAAATATATCATCCAACAACAAGGAGAGATGCCATGA
- a CDS encoding YqiA/YcfP family alpha/beta fold hydrolase codes for MRFIYLHGFASSPESAKAVYLQQAFAGLNVSLVIPDLNQDDFNHLTISRQLSQVGALLPLDGTPVTLIGSSLGAFTAACIAQKHPQIKRLVLLAPAFGFLGHWLPKLGAEQLNQWRSEGYLEIYHYREKRSLPLHYQFVEDARDYEALELGRQVPTLILHGCDDDVIPIMASRDYASKRPWVQLVELESEHGLRDVMGLIWAAVREFCDI; via the coding sequence TTGAGATTTATTTATCTACACGGTTTCGCATCTAGCCCTGAGTCAGCCAAGGCGGTGTATCTACAGCAAGCTTTTGCTGGCCTAAATGTCTCTCTAGTAATTCCTGACCTTAATCAAGATGACTTTAACCATTTAACAATAAGTCGCCAGCTTAGTCAAGTGGGAGCATTACTGCCCTTAGATGGAACACCAGTCACTTTAATTGGTTCTAGTTTGGGTGCTTTTACCGCTGCATGTATAGCACAAAAACATCCACAAATCAAGAGACTGGTTCTACTAGCACCAGCATTTGGATTCCTTGGCCATTGGTTGCCGAAATTAGGAGCAGAACAGCTCAATCAGTGGCGCTCCGAGGGATATCTAGAGATTTACCATTACCGAGAAAAGAGATCGCTGCCCTTACACTACCAGTTTGTAGAAGATGCCCGTGATTATGAGGCTTTGGAGCTAGGGCGACAAGTACCTACTCTGATTCTACATGGGTGCGATGATGACGTGATTCCCATCATGGCGAGTCGTGATTATGCTAGTAAGCGCCCTTGGGTGCAATTGGTTGAATTGGAGAGCGAACACGGTTTGCGGGATGTAATGGGGTTGATTTGGGCAGCAGTTCGGGAATTTTGTGATATTTAG
- a CDS encoding glycosyltransferase family 39 protein, which yields MKLNTPALGIRANWLEKWMPIGLILLVATGLYLYQLGTESLWYDELFSINKTQSGISLPPKNLTRPFYFMILYIWMQFSASTVWLRGLSVIFGLGSVFLIYLLGRRLAGKPVGLIAALLLTLSPLFINHAQEVRMYTLIPFLSLGGTLALAHALENPRFAAINWWAVARFLALVTTPVTVTLFLPDLVLIGWQFRNQKRRLFAFGIRLLLIGSCWLPLLSAVNESSTKFLKGWVTQYPKPNIILIVSEVTHLTAFWPLRHLLGSGISANELMKQLNQQSMIEWLVDHVLTSNILPLLYYMAYTAMAIGLLAIALLSRHPSTKLWWMKVWALLPAGSILLISYVSSSIWKPRYLLIVSPYFLILLAAGLMQVWRWQRRVAVLVTLIYAIAVGSGLVHYYTTLYRVAGGAPT from the coding sequence ATGAAACTGAATACACCAGCACTTGGAATAAGAGCAAATTGGCTCGAGAAGTGGATGCCGATCGGCTTAATTTTACTAGTCGCTACTGGGTTGTACCTCTATCAACTCGGCACAGAAAGCTTATGGTACGATGAGCTGTTTAGCATTAACAAAACCCAGAGTGGGATATCACTGCCTCCGAAGAATCTGACACGTCCCTTTTATTTCATGATTCTCTACATTTGGATGCAGTTTAGCGCTAGCACCGTTTGGTTGCGTGGGCTATCTGTGATTTTTGGACTAGGCAGTGTCTTCCTAATCTACCTGTTGGGTCGTCGCTTAGCTGGAAAGCCAGTTGGATTGATTGCCGCCCTCTTACTAACCCTCTCACCTCTGTTTATCAACCATGCCCAAGAGGTAAGGATGTACACCCTGATCCCCTTCTTAAGTTTGGGGGGTACCTTAGCTCTAGCTCATGCCCTTGAAAATCCCAGGTTTGCTGCCATCAACTGGTGGGCTGTGGCCAGGTTTCTAGCCCTTGTGACTACTCCGGTTACTGTGACCTTGTTTCTGCCAGATCTGGTATTAATTGGATGGCAGTTCCGTAATCAAAAGCGCCGATTATTTGCCTTTGGGATCAGGCTGCTGCTGATTGGGAGTTGTTGGCTTCCTTTGCTATCAGCAGTTAATGAGTCTTCCACTAAATTCCTCAAAGGTTGGGTGACACAGTACCCAAAACCCAACATTATCTTAATTGTCTCTGAAGTCACCCACTTGACAGCTTTCTGGCCATTGAGACACTTACTAGGGTCAGGCATCAGTGCCAACGAGCTGATGAAACAGCTCAATCAGCAGTCTATGATCGAGTGGCTTGTAGACCATGTGTTAACCTCAAATATTTTACCTTTGCTCTATTACATGGCATATACGGCCATGGCAATCGGCTTGCTTGCTATAGCTCTATTGAGTAGGCACCCCTCAACAAAACTCTGGTGGATGAAAGTGTGGGCATTATTACCTGCCGGATCTATCTTATTGATATCCTATGTTTCCAGTTCCATATGGAAACCTCGCTATCTGCTAATTGTATCCCCCTATTTCTTAATTCTTCTAGCAGCAGGCTTGATGCAAGTTTGGCGTTGGCAACGTCGGGTGGCTGTTTTAGTAACTCTGATCTACGCTATAGCAGTGGGTAGTGGTCTAGTGCATTACTACACAACCTTGTATCGTGTAGCAGGTGGTGCGCCAACTTGA
- a CDS encoding branched-chain amino acid transaminase → MPDFLPIAYFQNKFVPFADAKISIATHALHYGTGAFGGLRCIPDPKKPQQCLLFRLDRHCQRLSNSARLLHYNLPPDKIETIIVEFIKQNKPTTSFYIRPFVYTSDLGISPRLHNIDKDFFVYGLELGDYLSPEGVSCRISSWYRQQDQSLPLRGKISGAYITSSLAKSEAVESRFDEAIMMNSDGKVSEASGMNIFLVRNGQLITPGFDQDILEGITRDSILTLAKDLGLPTIQRPVDKSELFIADEVFLSGTAAKITPVKRIENYHLSPNRPITDKLKEMLAAITENREPKYKDWVYTVNIDN, encoded by the coding sequence ATGCCTGATTTTTTGCCCATTGCTTACTTTCAGAACAAGTTTGTCCCTTTCGCTGACGCCAAAATTTCCATTGCTACCCATGCCTTGCACTACGGCACGGGAGCTTTTGGCGGATTACGCTGTATCCCTGACCCAAAAAAACCACAGCAATGTTTACTGTTTCGGTTAGACCGCCATTGCCAACGCCTAAGTAATAGTGCTCGGTTATTACACTACAATTTACCTCCTGATAAAATCGAGACTATTATCGTTGAGTTTATCAAACAAAATAAACCAACTACATCGTTTTATATCCGTCCTTTTGTATACACGTCAGATTTAGGAATTTCCCCGCGACTCCATAATATTGACAAAGACTTTTTTGTTTATGGATTAGAATTAGGAGATTATTTATCTCCTGAGGGAGTTAGCTGTCGGATTAGTTCATGGTATCGACAACAAGACCAAAGTTTACCCTTGAGAGGTAAAATTAGTGGAGCTTATATTACGTCTTCCTTGGCGAAAAGCGAAGCAGTAGAGTCTCGCTTTGATGAAGCCATTATGATGAATTCTGATGGCAAAGTCTCGGAAGCTTCTGGGATGAATATCTTTCTAGTCAGAAATGGGCAGCTGATTACCCCTGGATTCGATCAGGATATCCTAGAAGGAATTACTCGGGATAGTATTCTGACCCTTGCTAAGGACTTGGGCTTGCCAACTATACAACGACCAGTGGATAAATCAGAACTATTTATTGCCGATGAAGTATTTCTAAGTGGAACAGCGGCAAAGATCACCCCAGTTAAACGAATTGAAAACTATCACTTATCTCCAAACAGACCAATAACGGACAAGCTCAAGGAGATGCTAGCAGCAATTACCGAAAATCGGGAACCGAAATACAAAGACTGGGTGTATACGGTTAATATTGATAATTAA
- a CDS encoding polysaccharide biosynthesis tyrosine autokinase, whose protein sequence is MESRSSIDLDLSQYLLLLKRRWLPAVAIFLFTVISAAWSTLFLKPSYEAEGKLLFKIDRTAFLTGLGEEIEQLRPLVDAQNPLSTEVEVIYSHPLLQQIIDQLNLTDNEGLPLEPEALKKKLTVKIVGGTDVVRLSYKGKNSEKGAAVINQLMRLYIENQILSKKSEAAKAREFITNQLPQSEANVRQAEAALRQFKERNQVVSLTEEARSLVAVMADLDSQITTVQAQLEEANAQAAGLRNQVGLNPQQAIAISALSQSTSVQGVLQELQEVERQLAVGRNRYGKNHPVMVRLTKQQRSLRGHLQQQIDQILGSQSLAGTQIQITEGLLEVDELKQKLISDFIESEVKRRSLAEGLATLAKARIAYEQRVNVLPRLEQTQQQLEQRLQAARFTYETLLKNLNELKVAENQDTANARIIEPAIVPKKPLGDKKLKVLALGVMLGVTLATTAVLLLEMRDRSIKTLKEVKQLLRYPVLGVIPVFKHKKLSRRRDDLFFGGELPVTEQPHSMVSEVYRMIQANLKFLRSDHPLKVIVVTSSVSKEGKSTVSANLAAAMAQLGRRVLLIDSDMRHPSQHYIWQVMNVAGLSQVLIGEVPIELAICKAMENLDILTAGVMPPNPLALLDSKQMASLIQEFSTQYDFVIIDAPPLLLTADALCLSPMTDGMLLVARPGVLDFANANVAKQMLDSSGQTVLGLVANGVIQKDESIGYFYQSQEYFHYGSVRRLAQRQAQTKKTSNVSRR, encoded by the coding sequence ATGGAGTCTAGAAGTTCTATAGATCTCGATCTTAGCCAATACTTACTACTATTGAAACGTCGTTGGCTGCCAGCAGTTGCTATTTTCCTATTTACAGTTATCTCAGCAGCCTGGTCTACCTTGTTTCTCAAGCCTTCCTATGAAGCTGAAGGAAAACTACTGTTTAAGATAGACCGAACCGCTTTCTTGACTGGGTTGGGGGAGGAAATTGAACAGTTACGGCCTCTGGTGGATGCCCAGAACCCTCTGAGTACTGAAGTTGAGGTGATTTACTCCCACCCGCTTCTGCAACAGATCATTGATCAACTCAACCTCACTGATAACGAAGGTCTACCTTTGGAACCGGAAGCCCTGAAAAAGAAGCTCACTGTCAAAATTGTGGGTGGCACCGATGTGGTTAGGCTTTCCTACAAGGGTAAGAACTCCGAAAAAGGGGCGGCGGTGATCAATCAATTAATGAGGCTTTATATAGAGAATCAGATCCTATCCAAAAAGTCGGAAGCCGCAAAAGCCCGTGAGTTTATTACTAACCAACTTCCTCAAAGTGAAGCCAATGTTAGGCAAGCAGAAGCTGCTCTACGCCAATTTAAGGAACGCAATCAGGTTGTATCCCTCACAGAAGAAGCCCGGTCTTTGGTAGCGGTGATGGCTGACTTAGACAGCCAAATTACTACAGTTCAAGCTCAACTTGAAGAAGCCAATGCCCAAGCTGCTGGCTTGAGAAACCAGGTGGGTCTTAATCCCCAGCAGGCAATTGCTATCAGTGCCCTGAGTCAGTCTACTTCAGTACAGGGCGTACTCCAAGAACTGCAAGAGGTTGAGCGGCAATTAGCCGTTGGGAGAAATCGTTACGGTAAAAATCACCCGGTCATGGTTCGGCTGACCAAGCAGCAACGCTCCCTCAGAGGTCATTTACAACAGCAGATTGATCAAATACTAGGCTCTCAGAGTTTGGCTGGTACTCAGATACAAATTACTGAAGGGCTTTTAGAAGTTGACGAGCTCAAACAAAAACTGATTAGCGATTTTATTGAATCAGAAGTCAAACGTCGAAGTTTAGCAGAAGGATTAGCAACTCTTGCTAAGGCTAGAATTGCCTATGAACAACGGGTAAATGTTCTTCCTCGGTTGGAGCAAACTCAGCAGCAGCTTGAACAACGACTCCAAGCTGCCCGCTTCACCTATGAAACCCTGTTGAAAAATCTCAATGAATTAAAGGTCGCAGAAAACCAAGATACCGCTAATGCTCGCATCATTGAGCCAGCAATAGTCCCTAAAAAGCCCCTAGGTGATAAGAAATTAAAGGTGTTGGCTCTAGGGGTGATGTTGGGGGTCACACTAGCCACGACTGCTGTCTTGCTCTTGGAAATGAGAGACCGCTCTATCAAAACTCTCAAAGAAGTCAAGCAGTTATTAAGATATCCTGTGCTAGGGGTGATTCCAGTTTTCAAGCACAAGAAGCTCTCCCGTCGTCGGGATGACCTATTCTTCGGAGGGGAATTGCCCGTAACAGAGCAGCCTCATTCCATGGTCAGTGAAGTCTACCGGATGATTCAAGCGAATCTGAAATTTCTCAGGTCTGATCACCCACTTAAAGTTATTGTAGTCACTAGCTCCGTTTCCAAGGAAGGCAAATCTACGGTATCAGCAAACTTGGCCGCTGCTATGGCTCAACTGGGGCGTCGGGTCTTGCTGATTGATTCCGATATGCGTCACCCCAGTCAGCATTATATTTGGCAAGTAATGAATGTGGCTGGTTTGAGCCAGGTACTGATTGGTGAAGTGCCTATAGAGCTTGCTATCTGTAAAGCCATGGAAAATCTTGATATTCTCACCGCTGGGGTAATGCCTCCTAATCCTTTGGCACTCCTGGATTCAAAGCAAATGGCTTCCCTGATTCAGGAATTTTCAACCCAATATGACTTTGTGATTATTGATGCCCCACCCTTACTTCTGACTGCTGATGCCCTTTGCTTAAGTCCAATGACTGATGGCATGTTGTTGGTGGCTCGACCAGGTGTGCTGGATTTTGCTAATGCTAATGTGGCTAAACAAATGTTAGATAGTTCCGGTCAGACGGTTTTGGGTTTGGTGGCTAATGGTGTCATTCAAAAAGATGAATCTATTGGTTACTTTTACCAGTCACAGGAATACTTCCATTATGGCTCAGTCAGAAGATTGGCACAGCGTCAAGCTCAGACTAAAAAAACCTCGAATGTTTCCCGGAGATGA
- a CDS encoding tetratricopeptide repeat protein, with the protein MNNQPINSANPLGGRYKIISKLGAGGFGQTFLAQDLHLPGTPQCVIKQLKPQVTDPECLEISKRLFEREAQVLYQLGNHDQIPQLLAHFEENQEFYLAQEFIDGEPLNQEIRQPWESNRVIALLQDILQVLVFVHEQRVIHRDIKPPNLIRRRKDGRIVMIDFGAVKQASTQIIDPETGQTKTIAIGSHGYTPKEQFGGNPRFSSDIYAVGMVGIQALTGIHPKFLKENSETGEINWRDRIQVNTQVNSELADILDCMVRYDFRDRYPTAVEALAAVQRLTAAPTIAMSATTVPEETVPVSATSTSVPTQVRSEIIRRWLMKPWLMITVLAGMGIGISVIGTKTFLVPKLVTQTDNITDTVAETSTTTSESKPATPAVVSNTAESTTTSSVQKTTPGSDTESAAKSTSSTQTQPTATELNSQGDSLRQAGKYQQALMTYEKAIARDSNLAEAHWGSCYSLNSLGRTQQAMAACDQALALKPDYPEALWSKGAALESQNTPTAITLALTLYEKAIAIKPDFADAWINRGVALHKLKRYSEAIKAYERALQLNPNSADAWSNLGAAKWDVGQLDQAINAMEKALQIQPNHPNARNLRQQAREQLRR; encoded by the coding sequence ATGAACAATCAACCGATAAATTCCGCAAACCCCTTAGGCGGTCGCTACAAAATCATCAGCAAGCTGGGAGCAGGTGGCTTTGGTCAAACGTTTCTGGCACAGGACTTGCACTTGCCAGGAACTCCCCAATGTGTGATCAAACAGCTCAAACCCCAGGTGACGGATCCTGAGTGTTTGGAAATTTCCAAACGCCTATTTGAGCGAGAAGCACAAGTCCTCTACCAGCTGGGTAACCACGATCAGATCCCCCAGTTGCTGGCGCATTTTGAGGAAAATCAGGAGTTTTATCTGGCCCAAGAATTTATTGATGGAGAACCCCTCAACCAAGAAATCCGTCAGCCTTGGGAATCAAATCGAGTGATTGCTCTGTTGCAAGATATTCTACAAGTCCTAGTATTTGTCCATGAGCAACGTGTGATCCATCGTGATATCAAACCCCCAAACCTAATCCGCCGCCGCAAGGATGGTAGAATTGTCATGATTGACTTTGGGGCAGTTAAGCAAGCTAGCACCCAGATTATCGATCCCGAAACGGGGCAAACCAAGACCATTGCTATTGGCAGTCATGGCTACACCCCCAAAGAACAGTTCGGTGGCAATCCCCGTTTTAGCAGCGATATCTATGCGGTGGGTATGGTAGGTATCCAGGCATTAACCGGAATTCATCCCAAGTTCCTGAAAGAAAACTCCGAAACAGGGGAAATTAACTGGCGCGATCGCATCCAAGTTAACACCCAAGTTAACTCAGAATTAGCGGATATCCTAGACTGTATGGTGCGCTATGATTTCCGTGACCGCTACCCGACCGCAGTAGAAGCGTTGGCAGCAGTTCAGAGGCTAACTGCTGCACCAACAATAGCTATGTCTGCTACAACAGTTCCGGAAGAGACTGTTCCTGTTTCAGCAACATCAACATCAGTACCAACCCAGGTCAGATCAGAGATCATCCGAAGATGGTTAATGAAGCCTTGGTTAATGATTACTGTCTTAGCAGGGATGGGTATCGGTATTTCTGTGATCGGTACTAAGACTTTTCTAGTTCCGAAACTTGTCACTCAAACTGACAACATTACTGATACCGTTGCCGAAACCTCGACTACCACCTCTGAGTCAAAACCTGCAACCCCAGCGGTAGTTAGCAACACTGCTGAAAGCACTACTACCAGCTCAGTCCAAAAAACTACTCCCGGATCCGATACCGAATCAGCTGCGAAATCGACATCCTCTACCCAAACACAACCAACTGCAACAGAATTAAACAGCCAAGGGGATAGCTTGCGGCAAGCAGGAAAGTACCAGCAAGCACTGATGACTTACGAAAAAGCGATCGCAAGGGACTCAAATTTAGCTGAAGCTCATTGGGGTAGTTGCTATAGCTTGAATTCCTTGGGGCGTACTCAACAAGCAATGGCTGCCTGCGATCAAGCCCTTGCCCTTAAACCTGACTACCCAGAAGCTTTATGGAGTAAAGGTGCAGCTCTCGAATCCCAAAACACCCCAACAGCCATAACTCTAGCGCTAACTCTATACGAGAAAGCGATCGCCATCAAGCCCGATTTTGCTGACGCCTGGATTAACCGAGGAGTAGCCCTCCATAAACTCAAGCGCTACAGTGAGGCCATAAAAGCTTATGAGCGGGCACTTCAACTGAATCCTAATTCTGCTGATGCTTGGAGTAATCTAGGGGCAGCCAAATGGGACGTTGGTCAATTGGATCAAGCAATCAATGCCATGGAAAAGGCACTTCAAATCCAGCCGAATCACCCCAATGCAAGGAATCTGCGTCAGCAGGCAAGAGAACAATTACGCCGTTGA